The Lentisphaera araneosa HTCC2155 genome includes the window ATTTAGATAGAAAGTACAAATCATCCTAGACGTTAGGCATACGCTAATATGAATTACACCTTCACAAAATATAATTCAACGGATAAAGAATACTTTACCCTACTCGATGAGAGTTGCTATCGCCCAGTTGTAGAAAGACAATTTGGCGAATGGAATATTGAACTTCAAAATGAGTTTCAAAACAATAAGTTACAGAAATTACCTCTTCAAATTATCACATTTGACAACACAAGAATTGGCTGTATAGCATTTGAAAAGTTTTCCGATCACACCTTTATCCACGAAATATTAATACATCCCACTTTCCAAGGGCAAGGCCACGGATCAAACATTCTCAAAACAATAGCCAAGTCTTCTCTAGAAAAGTCTTTGCCAATTAAGTTGCAAGTCCTCAAACAAAACTTGGCAATTAATCTCTACAAACGTCTAGGCTTCAAAAAAACAGGCACTAC containing:
- a CDS encoding GNAT family N-acetyltransferase, whose product is MNYTFTKYNSTDKEYFTLLDESCYRPVVERQFGEWNIELQNEFQNNKLQKLPLQIITFDNTRIGCIAFEKFSDHTFIHEILIHPTFQGQGHGSNILKTIAKSSLEKSLPIKLQVLKQNLAINLYKRLGFKKTGTTETHFIMQKNA